In Devosia sp. XK-2, one DNA window encodes the following:
- a CDS encoding FAD-binding oxidoreductase, with the protein MQTSVRILDTIPVTHNVRHYRLERPKNYHFTPGQATEVSIDRPDWQDRKRPFTFTCLPDADSLEFTIKSYFDHNGVTNALWSLGAGDRLILRDVWGTIQYKGPGTFIAGGAGVTPFIAILRHLNATGKIAGNRLIVSNRTEKDIILREEFEAMAGLDVLWTVTDDPKSSLLQERIDAGFLERHVPELDQNFYLCGPDPMVKDLRGLLEAAGADVGNVTWEK; encoded by the coding sequence ATGCAAACCAGCGTCCGTATTCTCGATACCATCCCCGTGACCCACAATGTCCGGCACTATCGCCTGGAGCGGCCCAAAAATTACCATTTCACGCCCGGCCAGGCGACCGAGGTCAGCATCGACCGGCCGGACTGGCAGGACAGGAAACGCCCCTTCACCTTTACCTGCCTGCCCGATGCCGACAGTCTCGAATTCACCATCAAAAGCTATTTCGACCACAATGGTGTGACCAATGCGCTCTGGTCGCTCGGCGCCGGCGACAGGCTGATCCTGCGCGATGTCTGGGGGACCATTCAATATAAGGGGCCGGGCACGTTCATTGCCGGGGGCGCTGGGGTTACCCCCTTCATCGCCATTCTGCGCCATCTCAACGCCACCGGCAAAATCGCCGGCAATCGGCTGATCGTCTCCAATCGCACCGAAAAGGACATTATCCTGCGCGAGGAATTCGAGGCCATGGCGGGGCTCGACGTGCTCTGGACCGTCACGGACGATCCCAAATCGTCCCTGCTGCAGGAGCGGATCGATGCGGGCTTTCTGGAACGGCACGTGCCCGAGCTGGATCAGAATTTTTACCTCTGCGGCCCCGACCCCATGGTCAAGGACCTGCGCGGCCTGCTCGAGGCGGCGGGCGCCGATGTGGGTAATGTGACCTGGGAGAAGTAG
- the rimP gene encoding ribosome maturation factor RimP, with translation MTQLAFDLTEKRYIKETGLEARISRIVEPVANDLGFALVRVKITPENGCTLQIMAEDENGRFTITDCETLSKDLSPVLDVEDPIDREYHLEVSSPGIDRPLVRKRDYERFIGHEAKVELSDMINGRKRFRGDIHAVDDEGVTIRLTDAPGGTDPDHKLVFSTIAEAKLVMTDKLMDMARADQELHPIDDDETETVEYADNDDSKETN, from the coding sequence ATGACCCAATTGGCTTTCGACCTGACCGAAAAGCGCTATATCAAGGAAACGGGCCTGGAAGCCCGCATTTCCCGCATTGTCGAGCCGGTGGCCAATGATCTCGGTTTTGCGCTGGTCCGGGTCAAGATCACCCCGGAAAACGGCTGCACGCTGCAGATCATGGCCGAAGACGAGAACGGCCGCTTCACCATCACCGATTGCGAGACCCTTTCCAAGGATCTTTCGCCGGTGCTGGACGTGGAAGACCCGATCGATCGCGAATATCACCTTGAAGTGTCCTCGCCCGGCATTGATCGCCCGCTGGTCCGCAAGCGCGATTACGAGCGCTTTATCGGCCATGAGGCCAAGGTCGAGCTCTCCGACATGATCAATGGCCGCAAGCGCTTCCGTGGCGACATCCATGCCGTCGATGACGAGGGCGTGACCATCCGCCTGACCGATGCGCCCGGCGGCACCGATCCCGATCACAAGCTGGTTTTTTCCACCATTGCCGAAGCCAAGCTGGTGATGACCGACAAGCTCATGGACATGGCCCGTGCCGACCAGGAGCTGCACCCTATCGACGACGATGAGACCGAAACGGTCGAATACGCCGACAATGACGACTCCAAGGAGACCAACTGA